In the genome of Hydractinia symbiolongicarpus strain clone_291-10 chromosome 5, HSymV2.1, whole genome shotgun sequence, one region contains:
- the LOC130644308 gene encoding uncharacterized protein LOC130644308 — MDNETESVELGLENGKDAATSVSKTFVENEDPLYHEDLKKVDETGLSVLTSIFFVVGDVIGAGVVALPYAMKLVGYLGVPLFIFCSSLMCYCGILLAKACSKMMENEDRSTLRDPYPRLGLKATGKGGMLITTFSLAVNQVLTCIVFVLLAGEIFLELFPASPWDHYSYRTQLRIWFCICGVFLLPFTFLGTPKDFKGIGFLAMATSGLAVVLIGVMLGYISGYPVDNDKSLKMTGDGFLHSFGTVLFGFGGVSIFPTIQNDMQQPEKFVTSISIGYFIISTIYILTPLAAYIVLGDLIREDLLTTFSYIELYFSHHLFRTMCMAAQACICGHVLCAFILNMNPIYQQIEGIIGIPTKFCWQRVVNRTLWMIAILVFAIIIPAFGPVLSFVGGSFAALLGIILPVVFYSRMEGKLPFWKEILFVVIILIALLGSVGNGYVEIKNIINVVFDKYKHT, encoded by the exons ATGGATAATGAAACTGAATCGGTTGAGCTAGGATTGG aaaatggAAAAGACGCAGCTACAAGTGTTTCCAAAACATTCGTAGAAAATGAAGATCCGTTATATCACGAAGATTTAAAAAAGGTTGACGAAACTGGTTTATCAGTGTTGACGTCAATTTTCTTCGTTGTTGGCGATGTTATCGGCGCTGGAGTTGTAGCATTGCCGTACGCTATGAAACTTGTTGGATATTTGGGAGTACCGCTGTTTATATTTTGCTCCTCATTGATGTGCTACTGTGGCATCTTACTGGCGAAAGCGTGCTCCAAAATGATGGAGAACGAAGACCGGTCCACATTACGCGATCCTTATCCACGTTTAGGTCTAAAAGCTACTGGGAAAGGAGGCATGTTAATCACAACTTTTTCATTAGCAGTGAACCAAGTACTAACTTGCATCGTGTTTGTGCTGCTAGctggagaaatatttttagaGCTGTTTCCAGCTTCTCCTTGGGACCATTACTCGTATCGTACACAGCTACGGATATGGTTTTGCATTTGTGGTGTATTTCTGTTGCCTTTCACGTTCCTTGGTACACCTAAAGATTTTAAAGGAATTGGATTTTTAGCTATGGCTACGAGTGGTTTAGCAGTTGTTTTAATAGGAGTTATGTTAGGTTACATCTCAGGCTATCCTGTGGACAATGATAAATCGTTAAAAATGACTGGCGATGGCTTTTTACATTCCTTTGGAACCGTTTTGTTTGGTTTTGGTGGTGTTTCAATATTTCCTACTATACAGAACGATATGCAGCAGCCTGAGAAATTTGTTACATCTATATCAATTGGATATTTCATTATTTCAACGATATACATTCTGACGCCTTTAGCAGCTTATATTGTGTTAGGTGATTTAATTAGAGAGGACTTGCTAACCACTTTTTCGTACATAGAACTATATTTTTCACACCATCTATTCCGAACCATGTGCATGGCTGCACAGGCTTGCATATGTGGTCATGTGTTATGTGCATTTATTTTGAATATGAATCCAATTTATCAACAGATAGAAGGAATCATTGGCATTCCAACAA AATTCTGTTGGCAGCGTGTAGTTAATAGAACTTTATGGATGATAGCAATTTTGGTATTTGCAATAATCATCCCAGCGTTTGGTCCCGTACTATCTTTTGTTGGCGGTTCGTTCGCCGCCCTTCTTGGTATCATTCTACCGGTGGTTTTCTACTCGCGTATGGAGGGAAAGTTACCATTttggaaagaaattttatttgtagTGATCATTTTAATTGCATTGCTCGGATCAGTTGGCAATGGTTACGTcgaaatcaaaaatattataaatgtcGTTTTTGATAAATATAAACATACGTAA
- the LOC130644306 gene encoding cleavage and polyadenylation specificity factor subunit 3-like: MATSEESDLLRITPLGAGQEVGRSCIFLEFKGKKVLLDLGIHPGYTGLDSLPFIDEIDPEEVDLLLISHFHLDHCGGLPWFLEKTHFKGRVFMTHPTKAIYRWLLADYIKVSNLSADQMLYTEKDLEKSMEKIETMHFHQEKEVSGIKFWAYNAGHVLGAAMFMIEIAGVNILYTGDFSRQEDRHLMSAEIPSISPDVLIMESTYGTHVHEKRDNREKRFTNTVHNIISRGGRCLVPVFALGRAQELLLILDEYWNQHPELQDVPVYYASSLAKKCMAVYQTYIGAMNERIRRQISISNPFVFKHISNLKGIDSFDDIGPSVVLASPGMMQSGLSRELFETWCTDPRNGVIIAGYCVEGTLAKDLMSEPEEVVAMNGQRMKRNMSVDYISFSAHVDYEQVSEFVNILRPPHIVLNHGEANEMARLKAAITRDFEDKGISNIQVYNPKNCQSVELHFRGEKMAKVIGSLASGKPEHGKPVSGILLKRGFNYHVMAPSDLKNYTDLSTSSITQRQIIGYRASFNVLYANLRQLCGKVEQFIHFGKPALRLFNNNITVYQERHSVIVEWQSNPLNDMYADATLIVVLEVEGHPSKAAITKPAQVTGNFQHHLMKLLNNKYGEKNVIESEQGDIVTVDVDGVLAIIDLETLAVDCTDETLKHLVTALVNNLNQAVTPLTT, encoded by the exons ATGGCAACAAGTGAAGAAAGTGATTTACTCCGAATAACACCACTTGGAGCTGGACAAGAAGTTGGAAGATCATGCATTTTTTTAGAGTTCAAGGGAAAGAAAGTTTTGCTGGATTTAGGAATTCACCCAGGTTATACTGGTTTGGATTCTTTACCATTCATAGATGAGATTGATCCTGAAGAAGTGGATTTGTTGTTAATTAGTCACTTTCATTTGGATCATTGCG GTGGTCTGCCATGGTTTTTGGAAAAAACACATTTCAAAGGACGTGTGTTTATGACCCATCCTACAAAAGCTATTTACAG GTGGCTTCTTGCCGATTACATCAAGGTCAGCAATTTGTCTGCTGATCAGATGTTGTACACGGAAAAAGACCTTGAAAAAAGCATGGAAAAAATCGAAACAATGCATTTTCATCAAGAAAAAGAAGTGAGCGGTATAAAGTTTTGGGCGTACAACGCTGGTCATGTACTTGGTGCTGCAATGTTTATGATTGAAATTGCAGGCGTCAACATTCTTTACACTGGCGACTTTTCGCGACAAGAGGATCGTCATTTGATGTCAGCAGAGATACCCTCGATTAGTCCTGACGTCTTGATAATGGAGTCAACATATGGGACTCACGTTCACGAAAAAAGAGATAACCGCGAGAAACGTTTCACAAACACGGTACACAATATCATCAGCCGTGGAGGACGTTGTTTAGTTCCTGTCTTTGCACTGGGAAGAGCTCAAGAGTTGCTGCTGATTTTGGATGAGTATTGGAATCAACATCCTGAATTGCAAGATGTACCTGTCTACTATGCTTCGTCGCTAGCGAAGAAGTGTATGGCAGTATACCAGACTTATATCGGCGCAATGAACGAACGTATTCGTCGACAGATATCCATCTCAAATCCTTTTGTATTCAAACATATATCAAATCTGAAAGGAATCGATTCGTTTGATGATATAGGACCTTCTGTAGTTCTGGCAAGCCCAG GTATGATGCAAAGTGGGCTGTCAAGAGAACTGTTTGAAACTTGGTGCACCGACCCCCGTAACGGTGTTATTATTGCTGGTTATTGTGTGGAGGGTACACTGGCAAAAGATCTCATGTCAGAACCTGAAGAAGTTGTCGCAATGAATGGTCAACGAATGAAGCGCAATATGTCTGTAGATTACATCTCATTTTCCGCTCATGTTGACTATGAACAGGTGAGTGAATTCGTCAACATCTTGCGTCCTCCACACATCGTGCTGAACCATGGTGAAGCGAACGAGATGGCTCGTTTGAAAGCAGCTATTACAAGAGATTTCGAAGACAAAGGTATTAGTAATATACAAGTTTATAACCCTAAAAACTGCCAAAGCGTTGAACTGcattttcgtggtgaaaaaatggcgAAGGTGATAGGAAGTTTGGCGTCCGGCAAACCGGAACATGGGAAACCCGTATCGGGTATTTTATTAAAACGTGGTTTCAACTATCACGTCATGGCGCctagtgatttaaaaaattacaccGACCTTTCGACCAGTTCTATCACGCAGCGGCAAATTATCGGCTACCGTGCTTCATTTAATGTACTGTATGCTAACTTACGCCAACTCTGCGGTAAAGTGGAGCAGTTTATTCATTTCGGTAAGCCAGCTTTACGCTTGTTCAATAATAACATCACTGTTTATCAAGAACGCCACTCTGTCATTGTTGAGTGGCAGTCGAATCCGTTAAATGATATGTACGCCGACGCGACGTTAATTGTCGTGCTCGAAGTCGAAGGCCATCCGTCGAAAGCAGCTATCACGAAACCAGCGCAAGTCACTGGCAACTTCCAACATCATCTGATGAAACTGTTGAATAATAAATATGGCGAGAAGAATGTAATTGAGAGCGAACAAGGTGATATAGTTACTGTTGATGTGGACGGAGTGTTAGCTATTATAGATCTTGAGACGCTTGCTGTTGATTGCACGGATGAGACTTTAAAACATTTGGTAACAGCGTTAGTAAACAACCTTAACCAGGCTGTTACACCGCTAACTACTTGA